The Brasilonema sennae CENA114 genome includes a region encoding these proteins:
- a CDS encoding ABC transporter permease, translated as MSLSPLDLLNITFRSLGKNPLRSALTALGVFMGVAAVSATLQVGNISRAVIGQQLAKRGAPQASIYPEWDSGGRTTPLKLEDMEFLQKRLVGLRAISAFNWAGSLPTIFQDKELTPPMSPVSQGFLLTSGKALVSGRFFSAEDFASYRPVVVIDKLLAEQLFGGHKPLGQMIYAGDRPYVVVGVVATSLDENAPPSGQLYVPMSVYNALTGSRDIGSIQMRPYKLQDVENLSNQAEELLKQRFPSQKFKSWNNVSDILEQQKTLEMASQGLAVVGVIALLVGGVGIANIMIASVAERTAEIGLRRAIGATQQEIMLQFILEATLLSLIGGTVGLGVVHGLTIVVTNTFNLPYEFDGSIARLALGSALVVGVGASLTPALRASQIDPVKALRSE; from the coding sequence ATGAGTCTTTCACCTCTAGACTTACTGAATATTACCTTTCGCTCCTTGGGTAAAAACCCTTTGCGTTCTGCCCTAACAGCTTTAGGAGTGTTTATGGGTGTGGCTGCTGTTAGTGCTACACTTCAAGTCGGTAACATCAGTCGGGCAGTTATTGGTCAACAACTAGCAAAACGAGGCGCACCTCAAGCCTCAATCTATCCAGAGTGGGATTCAGGTGGTCGAACCACCCCACTTAAATTGGAAGACATGGAATTCTTACAAAAACGGCTGGTGGGCTTGCGGGCAATCAGTGCTTTTAATTGGGCTGGTTCTCTGCCAACCATATTTCAGGATAAGGAATTAACTCCACCTATGTCACCTGTTTCCCAAGGTTTTTTGCTGACTTCAGGAAAAGCACTGGTCTCGGGACGATTCTTTAGCGCTGAAGATTTTGCCAGCTACCGACCAGTGGTTGTTATCGATAAACTGTTGGCAGAACAACTTTTCGGTGGGCACAAACCTCTGGGTCAGATGATTTACGCTGGGGACAGACCTTATGTAGTCGTGGGGGTAGTGGCGACAAGTCTGGATGAAAATGCACCTCCTAGTGGTCAACTTTATGTACCAATGTCTGTTTATAACGCCCTGACTGGTAGCCGCGATATTGGTAGTATCCAAATGCGTCCTTACAAACTCCAAGACGTGGAAAACTTGAGCAATCAAGCTGAGGAACTGCTAAAACAGCGATTCCCCAGTCAAAAATTTAAGTCTTGGAACAATGTATCAGACATCCTAGAACAGCAGAAAACCCTTGAGATGGCGTCCCAAGGACTTGCAGTGGTAGGAGTAATCGCGCTATTGGTTGGCGGTGTGGGGATTGCGAATATCATGATTGCTTCAGTGGCGGAACGAACCGCTGAAATTGGTTTGAGACGGGCAATAGGAGCAACCCAGCAAGAAATCATGCTGCAATTTATTCTGGAGGCTACGCTTTTGAGTCTGATTGGAGGAACTGTTGGTCTTGGGGTAGTGCATGGATTAACAATTGTAGTCACCAATACCTTTAACTTGCCCTACGAGTTTGACGGGTCCATTGCAAGACTAGCGTTGGGTTCAGCACTCGTGGTGGGGGTAGGAGCCAGTTTGACCCCCGCCCTGCGAGCAAGCCAAATCGATCCAGTCAAAGCCTTACGCTCAGAATAA